The Peptoanaerobacter stomatis genome includes the window GAGATATAGTAATATTAAAATTCCCTTCATACAAATTCTTACCATATCACACAGCAGTAAACATAGTAGAAAAGACTATAAAAGACGGCGTTGTTGTTTGGAAAAATAAATAGAATAGAAAATTATAATTAAAAACTGATTTTTGCTAAGATATGTCTTAAAAATATCATATATCTTTTAAGGCATATCTATATTTTACAAATCAAATATAGTAGTTCAACTTATAAAAAAACTAATTTATTTTTATACAGAATTATTTTGCGCATATTCATTTTAAAATAATATTATGCTTTCCATTTTTAAGTTTAATTACTACCACTAACGAAAGGAGAATTATGTTATCAGCAAAAGAAGTAGCAGAGCAGTACATAGAATTGGGAGAAAAAAAATCCGGCTATCCCTTATATAAGATGATAGGTCTTGCTATACTTGCCGGAATATTTATAGCACTTGCATCAGTTGCATCAAATACCGTATCGGCTACTGTAGAAAGCGGCTCTATAGCAAAATTGCTTGCAGGTCTTGTTTTCCCCGGTGGGCTCATTATGGTGCTTTGCTGTGGAACTGAACTTTTTACAGGAGATTGTCTTTTAGTAATATCTCTACTTAAGAAAAAAATTAGTTTATTTAGAATGTTAAGATGCTGGTTTTTTGTATATATAGGCAATTTAATAGGCTCAGTTATTATTGCAGGACTTATCAATATGTCCGGACAACTTTCATTTTTTAATAATGAATTGGCACTTACAACTATAAAAGTAGCCGTAAAAAAAGTATCTTATACATTTTCTCAAGGCTTGGCTATGGGTATACTATGTAATATCCTCGTTTGCACAGCTGTAATAATGGCATTTTCAGGTAAAACTTTAAGCGATAAGGTGTTGGGTACATTTTTCCCTATACTGTTATTCATATTATCAGGATTTGAACACTGTGTAGCAAATATGTATTATATTCCGTCAGGAATGATGGCACTTTCTAACAGTGAATATGTAAAAATGGCTGTTGAGCACAATATACACATAGAAAAATTAAATATAGGCTCATTTTTTATAAACAATTTACTTCCTGTTACAATAGGCAATATAATAGGCGGAAGTATATTTATAGGTGCATTTTAC containing:
- a CDS encoding formate/nitrite transporter family protein yields the protein MLSAKEVAEQYIELGEKKSGYPLYKMIGLAILAGIFIALASVASNTVSATVESGSIAKLLAGLVFPGGLIMVLCCGTELFTGDCLLVISLLKKKISLFRMLRCWFFVYIGNLIGSVIIAGLINMSGQLSFFNNELALTTIKVAVKKVSYTFSQGLAMGILCNILVCTAVIMAFSGKTLSDKVLGTFFPILLFILSGFEHCVANMYYIPSGMMALSNSEYVKMAVEHNIHIEKLNIGSFFINNLLPVTIGNIIGGSIFIGAFYWFLYLREKH